From Nicotiana tabacum cultivar K326 chromosome 22, ASM71507v2, whole genome shotgun sequence, one genomic window encodes:
- the LOC107818547 gene encoding glutaredoxin-C5, chloroplastic yields the protein MAATSNLTKSFSTFSISHSLHPRIHTQILSQFQHIPSYNCSVPIHKFASRIENKGPRKMCRVQIRAMSGSFGFRLEESVKKTITENAVVVYSKTWCSYSMEVKALFKKLGVDPLVIELDEMGPQGPQLQKVLERLTGQHTVPNVFIGAKHIGGCTDTIKLYRKGELEPLLSEANAGKTES from the exons ATGGCTGCCACTTCAAATCTAACGAAAAGCTTCAGCACTTTCTCTATCTCTCATTCTCTTCACCCTCGAATTCACACTCAAATTCTCTCACAGTTCCAGCACATTCCCAGTTACAACTGCAGCGTTCCAATTCACAAATTTGCATCCAGAATTGAAAACAAAGGACCTCGGAAAATGTGTCGGGTCCAGATTCGGGCGATGTCGGGTTCATTCGGGTTCCGATTGGAGGAAAGTGTGAAAAAAACCATTACTGAAAACGCAGTTGTTGTTTATTCCAAAACTTGGTGTTC GTACTCAATGGAGGTGAAAGCTTTGTTCAAAAAACTTGGTGTAGATCCACTTGTTATTGAATTGGATGAAATGG GTCCCCAAGGACCACAGCTGCAGAAAGTGCTGGAAAGACTTACTGGACAGCATACGGTTCCCAATGTATTCATTG GGGCCAAACACATTGGTGGTTGTACAG ATACTATTAAGCTGTATCGGAAAGGAGAACTTGAACCTTTGCTATCGGAAGCTAATGCTGGAAAAACAGAGAGCTAG
- the LOC107818546 gene encoding photosystem I reaction center subunit IV A, chloroplastic → MASCNMASAASNFLVATPNVASNTNTSRTTMLFFSSKNYGSTAPRLVVRAAEEAAPPAAAATAEPAEAPVKAAKPPPIGPKRGTKVRILRKESYWYKGTGSVVACDQDPNTRYPVVVRFNKVNYANVSTNNYALDEIEEVK, encoded by the exons ATGGCAAGTTGTAACATGGCTTCTGCTGCATCAAACTTTTTGGTAGCAACTCCTAATGTTGCCTCTAACACGAACACTTCTCGTACCACTATGTTGTTTTTCTCCTCCAAGAACTACGGCAGCACCGCCCCGAGACTCGTCGTAAGGGCCGCGGAAGAGGCGGCGCCACCGGCTGCTGCCGCTACAGCTGAACCGGCTGAAGCTCCGGTCAAAGCTGCCAAGCCACCTCCAATTGGACCCAAGAGAGGAACCAAA GTGAGAATTCTTAGGAAGGAATCTTACTGGTACAAGGGCACAGGTTCAGTTGTAGCTTGTGATCAG GATCCAAATACTCGTTACCCAGTTGTTGTACGATTTAACAAAGTGAATTATGCTAATGTTTCAACCAACAATTACGCATTGGATGAAATCGAAGAAGTGAAATGA